The Culex quinquefasciatus strain JHB chromosome 2, VPISU_Cqui_1.0_pri_paternal, whole genome shotgun sequence genome contains the following window.
aaaataacacaaataaaaaacattcattGGTACAAgcaagattactttttcaaaacaaccaatgcgtcATGAGTTTCCTATGTACTTAtaatcttttgaaaaagtaagcgagaaatcGAGGAAACTGatgctgaaaaaaataaggTAAGTTTTTATTGACAACTTTACAGTCATTTAGTGAAATCGATCCAGAATAACTCCGTTAAGTACAAATCTGTCATTTTCGGTCAATTTGACAAGtaagtaacaaaaaaatattcaaaaccatCGATTTGCGATTTTCCAGAGAATTCCTCAACCACCGTTCAGGGCGTCCTTGGCGTCGGACGGTGGTGGGTATTATGAGATGGACCAAGGCAGCACTCCGGTGTACAATTAATTAATCGATCAAAACAAACATCTCGCACACACAACATTTCAGGAAACTCGGTCTGTATTACGAACAGTGCTCGATGTTACAGCAGGTGATCCGGAAATCATGCAATTCGAAGAATGACGTGCGATTTCAATTTGGAGCAtggtttcgattttttaaaatccgTCATTCTTCAAGTAGTCAGGCTGAGAGGGGATGTATTACGGAGGAGGGGAGTTGCTTGAATTAGTACGCGAGCAATGCTATTAATAACTGGTCGGCTTGGTGGCGGGAGGGGCAGGGGAAAATTTGCTCATTGCACTATTATTACCTATTGGGTGGGACTGCCTGCGGCAACATGGTAATGGAGTGTTGttacacaaagaaaaaagaaacggAAGGAGTTACGACTGTTTAATGGAAAGTTTAAAGTAAAAGCACACAATTCGAAAAGTGGAATGTAACGATTGCGAAGAAACCGAGTTGTTGTTGTCTATCTATAATGTCTACGTGACCTACCGGTAAACATCCAATACATCTGCGTTTCTGTTACTTGTTTTGTGTAATATCTATGGTAAATCTTACGAGTTATAGTGTTATTTTTCTTTCTAACGCAACAGAGTTATATATATTCACTAACACTTAGGTCCTAACAGGGTGTCGACTAAACCGGTTCCAATTTCATATAACACCTAATATTTTGCATACTTTTGAGGGTGGTTAGTCCTGTCCTGTATCTTTCTGTGTAAGTGAGTGGGATCATTGGCATTGTGTGTCGGACAGTCCGGAACTAGTTTCATTAGCACCACGATcagtgttttgtttattttttaacgatAAAAAGGTTTGAACTGTATTCTTGTTTTGTAAGAGAGATTGGAATGACGCAACACTAAGATTTGGGGGGGCAAAAAGGGGACAAATGCGATCAAGATGCAAAAATCAAAACCAAGAAACTCATAAAAAAGATGGCTTCCAAAACAACACTTGAGGGATGGTTAGTCGCGGAAACGGCTACGTGAACTCGCACGGATAGAACGGATCCGAGGGCGTTATGAGGCCCTGGGCGTCCCGCAGCTCCGGCGAGTCACAGTAGATGCACTCAAAACACACACGCTTTTAGTCGTCGGCAAGCGGCACGCGGTTCAGGCTAACGTTGATACCTTGGCCCTGCTGGGTCTCGAGCTCGCGCACGATAAAGTCCCGCAGGTCGGCGTACGCCTGCTTCAGGTTGTTGTTGTGGATGACGACGTCGAAGTTGCCCGTGGTGgtgcctgaaaaaaaaaatacatgttcgTTACCAAATTGTTTATCACGGCTAATTTTCAAGAGAATGTTATATTTTCCATTGGTTTCCATTAGTTCAATCCATACGAAATTCCctgtgattcaaaaaatcatgaagtttaTAAACAATCAAGGATCATAAGATGCATTGAAACAACCAACCAAGTGTCTAGCCTAGTCTTAATCATAATGGTTAAAAGCCATTAAGGGACCATAAACCAAGTgaatacctttttgaaaatttccgaaatttttaaaatctgtttctCGAGAAGAGATttttagattgattttttttaataggtaaactcaagataaaattttcacatattGTTAACTAgtgttattttgcaaaaaaaaacactcgatTTTAACAAACTTTACCCCTTCGCAACTTTTGAACTATAGGATAAGTTGGATGATTTGATTTTGgtcaaattatgattttttgaaaatatttttttaaactttcaaaaatcatattgaaaaatcgttttaagatgtaaaattcaattctgaatAGAAAATTACTTTGTAAAATTAAGAAATATTGAACCGTTTCAGGGTTAAATTAGTTAACAAAATTATGCTTTTTATTAAGTAATTGAAATGTCCATCCCTGTACTTCATTGAAAACAATACACttcaaaaactgagaaaattcttgtAAAGAatggaaataattaaaatgagtATTTCTTAGTTCTACCCATTTGTCTCTCAATTTTCATTTGATGATATCTTGAGAATAATTGATCAGAATTTCAATGTCATACagtgaaacttttgtgaaattttcacaaatctttgaaaatatatttatattttttttaaatcatgcgtTGCATTTAAAAGGCTTAAATCATATAATTAGACCCTATTGAAACGCAAgtcgtgattttaaaaattaaaaaaaaaaactgttaaataCGGGTTTCAAGATATCATCGATTGAAAGTAAAGGGTCAAATGAGttgaaacttgaaaaaactcatttttttgtaattttctctcTTTGCAAGGGCCTTATCTtaacaaacaaatttttgagaactttgtcagctcttcaaatatttgtttttttacaatttaaaaaaaatggtgcatAGTTTAACCTTAAATAGTAACTCAAAAATCGGTGCAtattactaaaattaaaaaaaaaaatacttttcgatttagAATTccaatacagtcatcccacatattcggaacggtttccagatcggccaatgttcaaaaaatcatagcaaatcgataattgaacttaatgattcgcttttaccttcatttgaaagcttttcttgcgatctttcgaaagctgtatcgaacatcttcaaattttaaattttatatgaagtttttgaagaattactttgacccttgatatccacaaattcggaacacttttttcttacgaatgtaaacaaactttggttctctccaggagtacatatttattaccaaatagtgacttcacacactgaaaccaatgaaactcaagcttagtgatattttatacatggtttgataactttttttttgtgaaaatatcagttaaattcaggtgttccacaattgtgggaggcacaataacatcccacaattacgaaacaggccatttggaggcagtgttttgctgctctggacaaaatagtcttggaatgaagttttttgttcaaaaagtactacttttgctAGTGAAacagcaagataatgtccaaatgaaggttctaaaaatagtaaggtcgacagaaaaggtacttttggcatgctatagagctttatgacatttcgcgtacgcacactagcgcaccatttgattttgctggccggacaaaatttaacctcactttttttcgtgtatgtacacgcaatacatgcacaCGTAAATAacactattgacaaattatcataaaagtgttccgaatttgtgggtgttctgaatatgtgggatggctgcagaataaaaaaaaatgggcctcttttcaaaactattcaAAAACACTATTCCATTCaacaaaatcaagcaaaacaatgtatatGGGCCAAAGCCGAAGAGTCAAAAAAGTTTGTCTTGCTCGTTCCTAAAGTAAACATCCTCTTCGGCTTgtgcccatttacattgttttgcttgaaatcatAATCTTGACCAGAAATGAAACGTCTATCATACCCTATAGCTTAAAGTAGGCACTTTTGTTtacttaaacatataaaaaaacgaatggggtaaagtttgtcaaaatcgagttttttgtgAGAAACAGTTATTTTAAAAGACGTTTTTTTACCGCGCatctttttttctagaaaatccttataatgaataattttcaacgctgcaactttgccgaagaaaccaaatcgataagaaaatcctttctcgagatccacatattcgaatatttacaaaGCAATTTTCTATGAACAGctctcaaatttgtatggagacttgtataaaGAAGCTAATgttgcaaaatagcttattttgaCATCAGGAATCGATAGATAAAGTTTtacataaatcaaaaaatacaaaaaaaagcagGATTTCAGGAAActgtttcttttttcaatatGAGCAGATTGTTATTTTCAGCTTTGATGTGTATGTTCATTCAACGGTCTTAAacacttacacagaaaaaaagcaattcccgtaatcgtaaattaagttcacgaatgtgagatccacgaaggaatttattcatgagaatggtgcatttgcaccataaacgtgaatatattccttcgtggttctcataatcgtgaactgacttcacggtttcaagaattgatttttttctgtgtatataaaaaaaaatatatatatatatatatatatatataatagCGTGGtccacgtttctatgaaaaagacaaaagttgttattttgtcttgcatcaaccggaatttcgttcttttatgtccccagaagcactcctgaaaatttgagcccatttggtatggtctaggagctccagttttaatttgaaatttatatgggattttgatttattttccatgggaaactatctttttacattgtattaggatttttttataaatcgatgaaatgacttgattcttatagtagagataggttttgaactggggaacaactttgtagaacataccaacaagctaggtgaccctttaaagatacagatacttttagatggtggctggcccttcaaaagccaccatctaaaagtatctgtatctttaaagggtcacttcctagcttgttggtatgttctacaaagttgttcccagttcaaaacctatctcctactataagaatcaagtcatttcatcgatttataaaaaatcctaatacaatgtaaaaagatagtttccatggaaaataaatcaaaatcccatataaatttcaaattaaaactggagctcctagaccttaccaaatgggctcaaattttcaggagtgcttctggggacataaaagaacgaaattccggttgatgcaagacaaaataacaacttttgtctttttcatagaaacgtgaaccacgctaatatataaacagcaattccatttgaaaagagcctaaaccgaaaaaaaagttctccaatcgggctaaaattttttctgggggttcctcggccaaaataattcgaccagtatttttttgtttggccattaggatgACCTACATCATgatagggtggttcgaaaaatggcaattttcgtcatttttcgcaaaaaccatttttttttttaaaaaatcatatctccgcgccatttcatccgattttagctgtcttggacgcaaaagaaaggtgatgagtttggctatttgagaaaaataaaaagaagttccaaaaatctagcttaactattgataaagtcgtatgaaaactataaatggcgttttgaccgtttctggaccaaagagcctatgtctgaaaatatttttatcggattccgcagaaaatttcaaaaatttgtgttgCCATGCTGAGACATAACCGGTTCGGAAGGTTTGAACTAGAGTTGAAGCGATGTAGGGATTCGCGAATAGTTTGACGTTGCAGAACCGGGATAAACGTAACGGTGACgagaaaatattgagaaaatgcaaGTTGGATAATCCCGGAGGTATTTTGGGCGAAAGTAGTTCTGCTTGGAATTTGGCCAAATTAACTGAGAAAGGGCATTCGAATGCAAATATGTTTCATATTTATGCTCGAGTAcctttttcaccaaaaaatcatGGTGCTATATTTTATCACATTTGCAAACAATACAgtgaattttgtttaattttatttttttaaatcacgaaaaaaacgtCATAATTTTTAACCCTATGAATGACTTTATTACTATTTCTAAGATTTACGTTTGATCTAAGTTTGAGCTAAATTTGTACATTTAACAAAATAGGGAatgataggggaaatatacccattttaatcactctaagccgttcgaccaattctcatcacttttgccgtttaccgctattaaatcaacattttcagatgtatcaacaatgggaagttgcttgctcacttttatttgagttatttattactatggaacagtcaaaaacactttttgaaagctgtaattcatggtcaaagtgctgataggccgataatagaaataggctgagaaagggtatagttcccctatatcTAAAGAGAATActacaaatgttcaaatgttcaaattttcaaatcttcaaatcttcaaattttccaattttcaaatattcaatcttcaaatcaaatcttcaaatctttaaatctttaaatctttaaatctttaaatctttaaatctttaaatctttaaatctttaaatctttaaatctttaaatctttaaatctttaaatctttaaatctttaaatctttaaatctttaaatctttaaatctttaaatccttaaatctttaaatctttagatctttaaatcttcaaatcttgaaatcgtcaaatcttaaaattttcaaattttcaaaatttcaaatcttcaaatctttaaatcttcaaatcttcaaatcttcaaatctacaaatcttcaaatcttcaaatcttcaaatcttcaaatcttcaaatcttccaatcataaaaaaaaatcatatctccgcgccatttcatccgattttagctgtcttggacgcaaaagaaaggtgatgagtttggctatttgagaaaaataaaaagaagttccaaaaatctagcttaactattgataaagtcgtatgaaaactataaatggcgttttgaccgtttctggaccaaagagcctatgtctgaaaatatttttatcggattccgcagaaaatttcaagttgcgtctttcaattacgaaaattttaatactcagacatgtataggtcatcgctgaattttttaagttatcgcaattttagtgaaaaaagtagattttttgccgatttcttcaaaataacaGAAATAACAGAACATAATTCCAGTTATTTCCACCTGCTCGGGAACACAAGATTTCAACTTAAAAAAGCAGTTCTTAATGCtttataaaatatcaaataactgtttttcaacatttgcaaAATCTTATTATCCAAAGAAAATGTAACATTAATTTTGACCATCTCTATGGATGGCATTTTTGTCATCTAAAACTAAAATGAGGATtttcaaatatgatttttttttgggtttaaataaaaatttgtaccagcctaaatggTTCATATAACCCTATAATAAcaagtctacaaagtttcatttaaattgaAGAGGGTCAAgtgaaaaaatatcttaaaaaaatcctgtcaTGATTAATTTCCCTCAAAAACCACCCCTAACCATGACTTACCATACTCAATCTCGACCCGCGCCGTGTTGAGCCGCTTCTGCAGGCTCTCCTCGGTTTCCGTCTGGCGGCCCCTTAACCGCCGCTCCAGCTCGGCCACCGACGGCGGGTTGATGAACACCAGCAGCGGGTTCAACCGGTCCGAGTTGCGCACCTGCTTCACCCCCTCGATCTCGATGTCCAGCACGCACACCTTGCCCTGGTGTTGCACGTTTTCCACCGCTTGTTTGCTGTTGGTTTAAAAAAGCATGAATAGTTAGAACAGCATCAAACTGATGCAGGTCGCCGGATCTTACCTCGTTCCGTACATGTTCCCGCTGAACACGGCCGTTTCGATGAACTCCCCATTCTCGATGGCGGCCTGCATTTCCTCGACCGAAACAAAGTGATAGTGGACAGCGTTTTCCTCGCCCGGCCGGGGTTTCCGCGTCGTGTGCGACACACTGAACCCGAACGTGTCCGGGAACTCCTTGAAGAGCTTCTTCAGCAGAGTGCTCTTTCCGGATCCCGATGGGCCACAGATGACCAGTGGGCGTGGGCCTTGCTTAACCATGGTGCTGGCAAGTCGGGAAAATGCTTTGGAATTGAAGACAAAGAATCAAGAGACAGAAGGTCAAGCCGAGTTGATTCACCGAGTTGGTGGTGGAAGAATTGTCCAGAGAGCTACCGAAGCACTTGGGAATTATACGTCTGAACTGAAGCAACGACACTTGAGGAATGAATGTAAACTTGGCATGCAGATAGAAGTTATATTTATTTGTACCCTAGAAGGTACACTCAGGATTATCCTAAACATAACTGTTTGAAAACATCTTTTGTTTCATGGTAAATTTGTTATATTCAACCTATTGTTTGTTAAAAGTTTGATCGTATAAAAATTATCGAATTATTTATGTTACGTAGAATCAGATTGGCACTTTTCATATTACTGAGTGTACCGCTCTAATTACCATCTACGGTTCTACGGAGACCAATTAAATAGATGACACTTATGGGAAAATTGAAACATCTCTTTCTAGCACGCGATTTCACTACGTTGAATTCGGCCTTGTCAGGGAAAATTGTGCGGCGCCAATCGACGTCCATTGAAAAACTACTTTCCCCTCTTCCCTCCCCTCTGAACCCCAGCCTAAATGACTGATGAACTTCCGACCCTGCCCCTTTCACATCTGAGCCCCAAAAACGGGTCAAATTCCACGACATCTCGAaagaacaaacaacaaaaaacaaatgacGACTCACCGTACTTTttccacaaaataaaaattactcaCTGGGAAAGAACGTAAAAGAAAAACTTGACCACGTTGCAAAGACCTTCAAACTGTCCTTAGATACAGAGTCCGGCTCTCTCTGGACCGGCTTCAACGAGTGCTGGCGAATGACTGGCAGGTCCCCGCGAAATGGCCGTCGTCACAGCCGGACGGATTTAGCTTCGGAACGGACCGAGTCTGCGCGCTGGGATCGGCTCCAACCGGTACGAGGAAGTGCGCAGAATCGACCGGATTGAGAGCCGGGCGTTTCTGTGTTGCCATGCTGAGACATAACCGGTTCGGAAGGTTTGAACTAGAGTTGAAGCGAACTAGGGATTAGTGAATAGTTTGACGTTGCAGAACCGGGATAAACGTAACGGTTACgagaaaatattgagaaaatgcagGTTGGATAATCCCGGGGATATTTTGGGCAAAAGTAGTTCTGCTTGGAATTTGGCCAAATTAACTGAGAAAGGGCATTCGAATGCAAATATGTTTCATATTTATGCTCGAGTAcctttttcaccaaaaaaaacttttttatatggaTCGTGGATAATCGCCATaccaccccctccccctaaagtgtccacgtggtttatggatgataccaatcttcaaatgttcaaatgttcaaatcttcaaatctccaaattttcaaattttcaaatcttcaaatcttcaaatcttcaaatcttcaaattttccaattttcaaattttcaaaaattcaatcttcaaatctttaaatctttaaatcttcaaatcgtcaatcttaaaattttcaaatctttaaatcttcaaatcataaaatcttcaaattttcaaaacttcaaatcttcaaatcgtcaaattttcaaatcttttaatcttcaaatctccaaatctttaaatctttaaatctttaaatctttaaatcttcaaatcttcaaatcttcaaatcttcaaatctttaaatctttaaatcttcaaatcttcaaatcttcaaatcttcaaatcttcaaatcttcaaatcttcaaatcttcaaatcttcaaatcttcaaatcttcaaatcttcaaatcttcaaatcttcaaatctttaaatctttaaatctttaaatctttaaatctttaaatcttcaaatttttaaatcttcaaatcttcaaatcttcaaatcttcaaatcttcaaatcttcaaatcttcaaatcttcaaatcttcaaatcttcaaatcttcaaatcttcaaattttcaaatcttcaaatcttcaaatcttcaaatcttcaaatcttcaaatctttaaatctttaaatctttaaatctttaaatctttaaatctttaaatctttaaatctttaaatctctaaatctttaaatctttaaatctttaaatctttaaatctttaaatctttaaatctttaaatctttaaatctttaaatctttaaatctttaaatcttcaaatcttcaaatttttaaatcttcaaatcttcaaatcttcaaatcttcaaattttcaaatcttcaaatcttcaaatcttcaaatcttcaaatcttcaaatcttcaaatctttaaatcttcaaatcttcaaatcttcaaatcttcaaatcttcaaatcttcaaatctacaaatcttcaaatcttcaaatcttcaaatcttgaaatcttcaaatcttcaaatcttcaaatctttaaatcttcaaatttgaaatcttcaaattcttcataaagataaaaaaaataaaaatagaaagcCCTGAAAAGACGGAACTAATGACGAATCTTAAGTTCCTTAATAAATTTACAACTAATTTCCGTCAACTTTTTCTAAACAGCTCTGCACGTCAACGTAGGGTCAGAATAGTAACTTCTCGAACTTAAAGATGTCGAATTTCATTCAACACCAAATCGACGTCAACGACGGTCTCAAGTCTATTCATTGCTGCCAAAAAGCATAACAAACGGCTAAGACGACCTTCGGTCTTTCTCAGGAAGGCACTTGCATCAAAGTGCTTCATTAAGAATTCCGCGAAAAGATTTtaatgacatttttattttctatacGTGGACTGTTCCAAGATATGAAATTTGAAGCACGGTGCGAATTAAATTACTTTGTTGCTATTTTTGGATCATTAAAATATTCTTCATTCCATTTGCGATATAATAACTTGCAGAACACCATACTAACTGAGAAGAAATAgaggaatcaaaacaaaaagctgTGAACGTGCCCCaaacgagagagagaaaaaacgcGCAAGCTCACTAATacttgacaaaatttaaaatgttacaaCTACACTGACGCCGATGACAGTGGTGAATATTGTTCACGTTTTGCTTTATTCACCACTGACAGTTTGTTTCGCTAGATGTGTATGCGTGTACTACGGTTACTACTATACAACTGTTGCTGTACTTCTACTGGCACAAATTACATTAGGTTACCGTAGGGTGGAGTTAACAGGAGGGTTGAACTGTCAACATTTTCCGATTCACTCACCTAGCAATATGACTGccgattattattatttttttgacgaACAAATTTgaaagtacagtccagactcgactatccgaagtttcgattatccaaaattcgactatccgaaggtttgtttttttagcattaaATTCCAGTTAGTCAAATTGGAAAAGtagattgcctattaaataacaaaatgcattttttattattttgtaccGCCATATTAAACGCTCCCTTGGCCTTAAAATTCTGAATAACTTAAGCGTAGTttgggggtcatacttaagctcgacaataagACAAAGGAAAAAAACGTGGTTCGGTTatccaaagtgattttttccgtAGCTTCCGGatgatcgagtctggactgtatctgaATCGCTTTAGATTTGAGTTATTTATTACATAAATTCAttctaaaattagaaaaatatatttttttgaattcaaaaacctAGTCAAAGAACATGTCCTATTTCGAAATATGGATTTTTACCATAGCATAagcttgaattaaaaaaaatctttgttcgatcatatacaaaattaaaaacattcaaaaatatcaataaggcatttataaaaaaaatcttgaaaatttactatgttttataaataaaaaaaatacataaacaattCCGAATCCTTATCCACTCCACCCTACGGTACACCTCCTCGCACAACCCGAGCAAACGACATTACCCTGTTCTTGTCTCGAGTCTCGAGACTTGAGCACACTTCCTCGCGATAATGCGATTTGGCACGACACAACAACCCCACAAGCACGACCTGCGGGCCTCTTCAGCAAGAGAGCCGTGCTCAAACACCTAGCATGACTTTCTCATTGCCACTAACTACTCCACCGAAAAGAACAAACTAAGAAAAAGGGAAGATACACAGCTAAAGAACAAGATCCTTGCTGTAAGGCCCGTAGACTCACCCTTGGCGATCAAAACCGTTAGTGTTAGCATTGTGaatggggttttttttttgttgttgttaggtGACGATTCAATGGGATGGTTCTTTATCTCGGTGAGATGTAGGacgaaacacacaaacacacacgcggGAGATGGTTTTGCTGGTGATGGTGCTGGTTAGTGAAGCTGATACGATGTCCTGCCCACAGGGAAGGATGTGCGTATCTCCAAGTGTGGGATTTGCGCGAATTGATTGATTAGTTCTGGGAGCAGATGCAGCAGATTCTGGTTAGACTTCGGTGTTTCCTGCTCCTTCCGTGCGGAGTTTGAGGTAGTGTTAGAACGATGTGCTCTGCCCTAGTGTTAAGCACATGAAGTTTGGCACGTTTTTTTTGCAGTCCTCCACGTAATGTTCAGCTGCTTCCAGCAAGCATCCCCCCGTCTAGGACAGGTTACCTGCAGCTATTAAATCTGGACTAATCCGG
Protein-coding sequences here:
- the LOC6039629 gene encoding guanylate kinase isoform X4; its protein translation is MVKQGPRPLVICGPSGSGKSTLLKKLFKEFPDTFGFSVSHTTRKPRPGEENAVHYHFVSVEEMQAAIENGEFIETAVFSGNMYGTSKQAVENVQHQGKVCVLDIEIEGVKQVRNSDRLNPLLVFINPPSVAELERRLRGRQTETEESLQKRLNTARVEIEYGTTTGNFDVVIHNNNLKQAYADLRDFIVRELETQQGQDNFFISSIITGYKEL
- the LOC6039629 gene encoding guanylate kinase isoform X1, with the translated sequence MLLNILKRVVDHRRTGTSLYELIGTATRNRPQTQHHLHRISPDLIAAAFSRLASTMVKQGPRPLVICGPSGSGKSTLLKKLFKEFPDTFGFSVSHTTRKPRPGEENAVHYHFVSVEEMQAAIENGEFIETAVFSGNMYGTSKQAVENVQHQGKVCVLDIEIEGVKQVRNSDRLNPLLVFINPPSVAELERRLRGRQTETEESLQKRLNTARVEIEYGTTTGNFDVVIHNNNLKQAYADLRDFIVRELETQQGQDNFFISSIITGYKEL
- the LOC6039629 gene encoding guanylate kinase isoform X3 produces the protein MLTLTVLIAKAFSRLASTMVKQGPRPLVICGPSGSGKSTLLKKLFKEFPDTFGFSVSHTTRKPRPGEENAVHYHFVSVEEMQAAIENGEFIETAVFSGNMYGTSKQAVENVQHQGKVCVLDIEIEGVKQVRNSDRLNPLLVFINPPSVAELERRLRGRQTETEESLQKRLNTARVEIEYGTTTGNFDVVIHNNNLKQAYADLRDFIVRELETQQGQDNFFISSIITGYKEL
- the LOC6039629 gene encoding guanylate kinase isoform X2, translating into MLLNILKRVVDHRRTGTSLYELIGTATRNRPQTQHHLHRISPDLIAAAFSRLASTMVKQGPRPLVICGPSGSGKSTLLKKLFKEFPDTFGFSVSHTTRKPRPGEENAVHYHFVSVEEMQAAIENGEFIETAVFSGNMYGTSKQAVENVQHQGKVCVLDIEIEGVKQVRNSDRLNPLLVFINPPSVAELERRLRGRQTETEESLQKRLNTARVEIEYGTTTGNFDVVIHNNNLKQAYADLRDFIVRELETQQGQGINVSLNRVPLADD